Proteins encoded by one window of Dendropsophus ebraccatus isolate aDenEbr1 chromosome 4, aDenEbr1.pat, whole genome shotgun sequence:
- the LOC138788080 gene encoding phospholipase A and acyltransferase 2-like, with product MPLVSGPPPQPGDLIEFIRPFYQHWGIYVGDGYVVHLADQEGTSSLSSAFGGSAVVRKDRLERVANGCNYKVNNKYDEKIKPYPAEKIVQEALRLVDQTMPYSVTRANCEHFATELRYGKGFSDQVANAALYTAVGGGIFAAALATLAVVTRSRRQNQ from the exons ggTCCACCTCCTCAACCTGGCGACCTGATCGAATTCATTCGTCCCTTTTACCAGCACTGGGGCATATATGTTGGTGATGGCTATGTAGTACATCTTGCAG ATCAAGAAGGTACTTCTAGCCTGTCATCTGCTTTTGGGGGCTCGGCAGTAGTCAGAAAAGATCGCCTGGAGAGAGTGGCAAATGGATGCAATTACAAGGTTAATAACAAATATGATGAGAAAATCAAACCATACCCTGCGGAAAAAATAGTCCAGGAAGCCCTGCGGCTGGTGGATCAGACAATGCCATATAGTGTTACCAGAGCCAACTGTGAACACTTTGCCACAGAACTACGGTATGGAAAAGGCTTCTCCGATCAG GTTGCTAATGCTGCTCTATACACAGCTGTTGGAGGAGGAATCTTTGCTGCAGCACTGGCCACCTTAGCTGTTGTTACAAGAAGCAGAAGACAAAACCAATGA